One Tessaracoccus lacteus DNA window includes the following coding sequences:
- a CDS encoding DUF1269 domain-containing protein, producing MSELIIIGYDDHATAERAQAKVIELQRDFVLSLTGLAVVRVDEDGKKHIDTPGSIVGVSATGGALWGMIIGLLFLVPGLGLLIGGAWGALAGVASKAGVNRSLRERVDGLLTPGKAALVVMASKITEDKFSAAMAEFGGTVLKTSLSDADEKALAEELSGTEA from the coding sequence ATGTCTGAACTCATCATCATCGGCTACGACGACCACGCCACCGCCGAGCGCGCCCAGGCCAAGGTCATCGAACTCCAGCGCGACTTCGTGCTCAGTCTCACCGGCCTCGCCGTCGTCCGCGTCGACGAGGACGGCAAGAAACACATCGACACCCCCGGATCCATCGTCGGCGTCTCGGCCACCGGCGGCGCACTGTGGGGCATGATCATCGGCCTGCTGTTCTTGGTGCCCGGGCTCGGCCTGCTCATCGGCGGCGCCTGGGGCGCCCTCGCCGGCGTGGCCAGCAAGGCCGGCGTGAACCGCAGCCTGCGTGAGCGCGTCGACGGGCTCCTGACCCCGGGCAAGGCCGCCCTCGTCGTGATGGCGTCGAAGATCACCGAGGACAAGTTCTCGGCCGCCATGGCCGAGTTCGGCGGCACCGTGCTGAAGACCTCCCTCTCCGACGCCGACGAGAAGGCCCTGGCCGAGGAACTCTCCGGCACCGAGGCCTGA
- a CDS encoding LapA family protein has translation MSTSERPPAGFLRSPRTWVGLAIAAVAVAFIVQNRQSVAIELLFVSVAAPLWITLSGVFLAGFVTCWLIARRRR, from the coding sequence ATGAGCACCAGTGAGAGACCCCCGGCCGGCTTCCTCCGCTCGCCCCGGACCTGGGTGGGGCTGGCGATCGCCGCGGTCGCCGTCGCGTTCATCGTGCAGAACCGGCAGAGCGTGGCCATCGAACTCCTCTTCGTCAGTGTCGCGGCCCCCCTGTGGATCACGTTGAGTGGGGTCTTCCTCGCCGGGTTCGTGACATGTTGGCTGATCGCGCGCCGGCGGAGGTGA